A single Dermacentor variabilis isolate Ectoservices chromosome 9, ASM5094787v1, whole genome shotgun sequence DNA region contains:
- the LOC142557108 gene encoding FYVE, RhoGEF and PH domain-containing protein 2-like: MRGGEGGCGSPDGSASRRLSRWTLLLRQRSSQSGSFESETPPRRCSIVSGVSGHTSGVCGSEAVQLVAYTRRSSLVLLSAMADGAGVQGIASAVDVPDGAEVTEAAAADGAPTSERGGGAPFEHFLEEARLRCASATEEQLADFVKRNRDSFARLLRIESCRVHGATAGMGAGGAPAAASSSGGGPSSDRDSGVFTEPEGAAANGVTGGPAASSSEGDLREALARTPEPDALSMGSADLRALLRTCPFWDRASGAFLSDAVSEPQLRPKPPRPFSEFPTPLQATACSATSGFGGIPSRMSSSFHFTTTRTHFEYCGETNTFRFRNQEVSASLESSYESLSESEDEEDSPDDGEHHRLAATTAARSPTVQSEPAGSAAGRVAEELLSTERTYVDVLRLLDQRLAFRLDQENRAHSMVPQTTVAAIFAPLKPLFRLHHDFLLPRLQERLDAWDREPRIGDVMKDFAPFLKMYAEYVKNFDQSVQLLASCYAKHPRFAAVVDEIHAMPECKSLTVQHHMLTPVQRVPRYQLLLKEYLKKLPDGSPDKDDTERALELVSKAADHANQAMKKIDQFKQLLEIQELVGGAVDLVSPTRELLRQGKVTKISARSGDHFERYLFVFTDMVLVCSVVGSGARLIGAGGYRVRAKLDLDGLLLQDGDNLETPNSFHLRNAGRSIELCAGSPEEKLAWMQTLAKAAHDLKQRKSSLKVYHQGQKSPEGAELGQRAPVLVRADTVSRCMRCSAGFSTFGLRWKHHCHACGIVACSKCVSRKARLHYDGGRAGRVCDACYAAMVPLGDDDQQQHCPLPGYEELPSPAGPVPPFPLPPGQQQCSGAVLSGYLRLKTGGRRAHWQRRWFALHRDFVLYSFRSEHDELPLTSVPVPGLAVAAAEKADGLEPRSCAAAFKLFHQRRAYVFQAQDAQDAQRWMAALERASKAEEPS, encoded by the exons ATGCGGGGTGGGGAGGGTGGCTGCGGTTCTCCGGACGGATCGGCGTCGCGCCGGCTGTCCCGATGGACGCTGTTGCTGCGCCAGCGGTCGTCGCAGTCCGGTAGCTTCGAGTCTGAGACGCCGCCCCGTCGCTGCTCCATAGTGTCCGGCGTCAGCGGACACACATCGG GCGTCTGCGGGAGCGAGGCCGTCCAGCTGGTGGCGTACACGAGAAGGAGCAGCCTGGTCTTGCTGTCCGCCATGGCGGACGGTGCCGGCGTTCAG GGCATTGCAAGCGCCGTCGACGTCCCGGACGGAGCCGAGGTGACGGAAGCCGCGGCGGCAGACGGCGCCCCGACGAGCgaacgcggcggcggcgcgcctTTCGAGCACTTCCTGGAGGAAGCGCGCCTGCGCTGCGCCAGCGCCACCGAGGAACAGCTGGCCGACTTCGTCAAGAGGAACCGGGACAGCTTCGCGCGTCTGCTGCGCATCGAGTCCTGCCGGGTGCACGGTGCGACCGCCGGCATGGGCGCCGGGGGCGCCCCTGCAGCAGCCTCCTCGTCGGGAGGGGGTCCCAGCAGCGACCGCGACTCGGGGGTCTTCACGGAGCCCGAGGGAGCGGCGGCCAACGGCGTCACCGGCGGCCCCGCCGCGTCGTCGAGCGAGGGCGACCTCAGGGAGGCCCTCGCAAGGACTCCCGAACCGGACGCCCTCTCCATGGGCTCGGCGGACTTGCGCGCGCTCCTCAGGACTTGTCCTTTCTGGGACag GGCCAGCGGTGCTTTCCTGAGCGACGCCGTGTCCGAGCCCCAGCTGAGGCCCAAACCCCCGCGTCCGTTCTCCGAGTTCCCGACGCCGCTGCAGGCCACTGCGTGCAGCGCGACGAGCGGGTTCGGCGGCATTCCCAGCCGGATGAGCTCCTCGTTCCATTTCACCACCACCAGGACGCACTTCGAATACTGCGGGGAAACCAACACGTTCAG GTTCCGGAACCAGGAGGTGAGCGCGAGCCTTGAGAGCAGCTATGAGAGCTTGTCCGAGAGCGAGGACGAGGAGGACTCCCCGGATGACGGCGAGCACCACCGCTTGGCCGCGACGACCGCGGCTCGCAGTCCCACCGTGCAGTCAGAG CCCGCAGGGTCGGCGGCGGGTCGCGTGGCGGAggagctgctgagcacggagcGAACGTACGTCGACGTGCTCCGGCTGCTGGACCAGAGGCTGGCCTTCCGGCTGGACCAGGAGAACCGCGCCCACTCCATGGTGCCGCAGACCACGGTGGCCGCCATCTTCGCGCCGCTCAAGCCGCTCTTCCGGCTTCACCACGACTTCCTGCTGCCCAGGCTACAGGAGAGGCTGGACGCCTG GGACCGTGAACCCCGCATCGGGGACGTGATGAAGGACTTTGCTCCGTTCCTCAAGATGTACGCCGAGTACGTGAAGAACTTCGACCAGTCCGTCCAGCTGCTCGCCTCCTGCTACGCCAAGCACCCGCGCTTTGCGGCCGTCGTCGACGAGATTCAC GCGATGCCCGAGTGCAAAAGCCTCACAGTGCAGCACCACATGCTCACGCCTGTACAGCGAGTGCCCCGGTATCAACTGCTGCTCAAAG AGTACCTGAAGAAACTGCCGGATGGCTCTCCCGACAAAGACGACACGGAAA GAGCTTTGGAGCTGGTGTCCAAGGCAGCCGACCATGCCAACCAGGCGATGAAAAAGATT GATCAGTTCAAGCAGCTGCTGGAGATCCAGGAGCTGGTGGGTGGCGCCGTCGACCTGGTGAGCCCCACGAGGGAGCTGCTGCGCCAGGGAAAAGTGACGAAGATCAGCGCCCGCTCCGGCGACCACTTCGAGCGCTACCTGTTCGTG TTCACCGACATGGTGCTAGTGTGCAGCGTCGTGGGCAGCGGAGCACGCCTCATTGGTGCCGGTGGGTACCGGGTGCGGGCCAAGCTAGACCTGGACGGCCTCTTGCTGCAGGACGGTGACAACCTCGAGACGCCAAACAGCTTCCACCTGCGGAATGCCGGGCGCTCCATAGAGCTGTGCGCCGG GTCACCAGAAGAGAAGCTGGCGTGGATGCAG ACCCTTGCCAAGGCTGCCCACGACCTCAAGCAGCGAAAGAGCTCCTTGAAAGTGTACCATCAAGGTCAAAAG AGTCCCGAGGGGGCGGAACTGGGCCAGCGTGCCCCCGTGCTGGTGCGAGCGGACACCGTGTCCAGGTGCATGCGCTGCTCGGCGGGATTCTCCACGTTCGGGCTGCGGTGGAAGCACCACTGCCACGCTTGCGGGATC GTTGCGTGCAGCAAATGCGTGTCGCGCAAGGCCCGCCTGCACTACGATGGAGGTCGCGCGGGCCGCGTGTGCGACGCCTGCTACGCGGCCATGGTGCCGCTGGGGGATGACGACCAGCAACAGCACTGCCCTCTGCCGGGCTACGAGGAACTGCCCTCGCCCGCCGGTCCGGTTCCCCCGTTCCCGCTGCCCCCGGGACAGCAACAG TGTTCGGGCGCCGTGCTCAGCGGCTACCTGCGGCTGAAGACAGGTGGCCGCCGCGCCCACTGGCAAAGGCGCTGGTTCGCCCTGCACCGGGATTTTGTGCTCTACTCCTTCCGCTCGGAACAT GACGAGCTTCCGCTGACGTCGGTTCCGGTTCCTGGTCTGgctgtcgccgccgccgagaaggcCGACGGCCTGGAACCCCGCAGCTGCGCGGCCGCCTTCAAGCTCTTCCACCAGCGGAGGGCCTACGTCTTCCAAGCGCAGGACGCCCAGGACGCACAGAG GTGGATGGCAGCATTGGAGAGAGCGTCGAAAGCGGAAGAGCCTAGTTAG